In Dehalococcoidia bacterium, the genomic stretch AGTGGCCCGGAAATCGCGCAGAGCATCCACCTGAAATTCGACCTTGGCCAGACGGCCTTCCGCATGACCAAGTACATTGACGGCCAGAACGAGTCGGCCACCGCCATGACCCCCACCTATGGCTCCACGCTGAGTCCGGTGGTCGAGTTCAAGGCGACCGCGTAAGTTGACGATGACAAAAAACAAAAGTAGGCGAGCCTGGGATGGACGGCGCAATTAGGCGCGGTAGATCCAATGGGTAGCTGAAATTA encodes the following:
- a CDS encoding phage major capsid protein; its protein translation is LWGYPIVWTEKVPALGTAGCVLLTDFSDYTIADDQSGPEIAQSIHLKFDLGQTAFRMTKYIDGQNESATAMTPTYGSTLSPVVEFKATA